The following coding sequences lie in one Anas acuta chromosome 17, bAnaAcu1.1, whole genome shotgun sequence genomic window:
- the POP5 gene encoding ribonuclease P/MRP protein subunit POP5 produces the protein MVRFKNRYVLCQVVAEEPRGRSCIEERAVGSAVKDAIARAYGDYGLACCSLAFTVKYLNAYTGTVLLRCRKDFYRLLCSALPLVRQLESRGLRCPCFLSTLHVGGTIRSCQKFLIQYNRRQLLTLLQNCTNEEERQRIRQSVLSCSLTEEQSHSGEEEEEEDEDDGTETD, from the exons ATGGTTCGCTTCAAGAACAG GTACGTGCTGTGCCAGGTGGTGGCCGAGGAGCCGCGGGGCCGGTCCTGCATCGAGGAGCGAGCCGTGGGCAGCGCCGTCAAGGACGCCATCGCGCGGGCCTACGGGGACTACGGGCTGGCCTGCTGCTCGCTGGCCTTCACAG TGAAGTACCTGAACGCCTACACGGGCACCGTGCTGCTGCGCTGCCGCAAGGACTTCTACCGCCTGCTGTGCTCGGCGCTGCCGCTCGTCAGGCAGCTGGAGAGCCGCGGGCTGCGCTGCCCCTGCTTCCTCAGCACCCTGCACGTTGGAG GTACCATAAGGTCATGCCAGAAATTCCTAATCCAGTATAACAGAAGACAGCTGCTGACGTTGTTGCAGAACTGTACAAATGAGG AGGAAAGACAGCGCATCCGGCAGTCGGTGTTGAGCTGTTCCCTTACAGAAGAGCAGTCTCACagtggagaggaggaagaggaagaggatgaggaTGATGGCACAGAGACAGACTGA